GGAGGGAGCCTGGGATGGTGTTCACCTCATGATTGGAAGAGAGCAACAATCCTTAAAGTCAAAGCAGGATGGGGTTTTGCAGCAGGGTTTGAGGCAGTAAAAAAAGCTGGAATCACTTGGCAGCAGTAGTGCAGTAGCACCTgtctccttcccagctccccatGTGCCAAACATGTCTGGCACAAAAATATCAAGCATGAGAaaaacagcactgctgccctgcCAATGGATTAAGAGCTGATGCCACAGCAGGAAAACCTGAGGGGAGAAGTTAAACACAGCATAATGCCAGTTAACAATTAGAACACCACCATCTTGCAAAAGACCACCAGGCATTTTGTTCATCCCACCCAAGAGCTTATTCAGGCTGTTCTGGGTAGCAGATCTTATTTCTCTCACTCCATGGCAGGTGTCAAGTTTTCAATTTGCAGATTAGTAGCAGTTTGCTGAATGTGTGACTTTCACTTCAGCACCTTGCtcagcttcagcagctccaaAAGGCAGCTTGGCACTTCCTGACAGCTCTACAAACCACTTTTAGACCAAAGCCTGCATCCTCTGGAGAACAAAACAAGATACAGAAGTTTTTAATGAAGTGGAGTTAACGAGACACTCAGGAGGGGGCTTACTGCTTCATATTAGCCTACTGATACAATAACTAATTGGTCCTATATTGCCATGAAGGTATAGAACCATTTTAAAAActagtaaaaaaaatcaaggctaGAGAGTTATTTCAAGACTTATTCTCCCTTTTCAACTTGCTCTAAGGCCTAAATAAGTACAACAAGGCCAAGCTCAACTTTCCCTTTACTTCCTACAACTTCACTGTTGAACTGCTGAAGtcacattaaaaacatttagaaagTCCAAAAAATAGGGTGCAACTTATCACACCAACATCCTGCCATCAAAGCTTGCAGTCAGGTTTCACAGATGTAGTGAAATGTAactcagcagccacagcttttcccatGCCCATGGGCTAGTGCTGGCTACACAGATCTGCCAACATAGTTGGGGCACAAAGGTATGGACTACTGCAAAAAGTCTTAGATTTCAAAGACTGGATCCtatgtcaagaaaaaaaagaaaaaaaaaccctaaacccaaACAATTATCTTTCCCTAGGACAAGTAAATACACTTAAAATCTTCTGAGATTCCCTGGAATGAAGTCACTAATATATGTTTATATACCCTTGGCAGGAAATCCAGAGCAACTCACTAAGCCTCTTCCTAATAAAGGgactcatttttcatttcactcCTAATTCACTTCTGTGAAGTTTTACACCCTTCCTACTATTTAATAAGTAATGAGCTCACaccatttctttcatttgagTTTGGTACAGATCTAATTCAGAAGGTAAAACAGCAGGATAGCTTGACTACATCCTGACATCCccatcagaaagaaaatacactttGCTGGATTCTTCCACATCcacttaaaaccagaaaaatgctttttctctaCAGGAGGATAATGTACATAAACAACAACTGGTCTTACCTGCCATTTGTAAGCTTAAACCAGTGTCCAATTTGCTGCGTGGCTTGGTGCTGATAAACAAGTAGCAGAGAACACACACAGTGATGATAAAAGCAAAGAGGACCACTGCTGCTATTGACAGCCCCACAAGTGCTCCAACActaagagagaaaaacaaagaaattgaAGTGTACAAACTGCCTGAAGTACCCACTAAAACAATCACCAGGATGATGATATCTGGAGATGACTTGCACTCGAGCAGGGGAGTGACTGTGTATTCTACTGTAAACAGCAGTTGAGAGTTAAATACTGAAATTGCATTAACTGGCATAATTTCATTGCCCTCAGAAACATTAATGTCATTACACAGGAGTTGAGTATCTGGCCCTCAGTGGCATTTCATGTTATCTATGCATACCATTCCTGAGTGATTTAAACCAttactgaaaaatcagaaataactTCATGTAGTATCTGGCACCAGAATCAAAAACTTCTCCAGTGCAGTGCATCTTCCCAGGTAAGCATCATATCACATTAATAATACACATGGTCACAAAGAGGAATTCTACAGTTTCAGGAAacccacacatttttttttcctcaactgtGACTAgtaaagctgtattttcaatCTGAAATGCCACTTTCATTGCAGTAAGAGCCTACAAAAACACCTTAAGCAAAGCTCACATTTGTCATGGACTTCTCACCAAGGATGACAAGCCTGTAAAAAATGGGATTAAAAACCATGTAAGTCATGTTATTCAGTTCTGTTTGCAGCTCTGTAAAGCAGGGTGCAGTACTATAACCACTGTTGTGCCTTTGTGTTAATGCAATAAATCTCCAGTCAGTTTTGGAGATCTCCCATGATCTTGACAGGGTAAATCAAAAAGTAAGGATGAATTAATTTACACATAATACAAAAGGCAAAGGAGCAATAACTGAATATTCAGAAGGACAAATGAACAGTAGCATATGCAGATTTTTGTCACAGATGAAGAGTCTGAGGACTGGGAATCCTTATATTACTACTCTAGATATTTACCATTTTTGACAGATGCAAGAAggacaggagagagagaatGTCTTATATTCTATGAATTCAATCCTGCAGTGTTCAAAATTACTTTATACATCACTGCTATCAGTAAGAAGTCACTTCTGCTGTGACCTTGCAGGAAGAAGAATTGTGCCTTGGgatatttttatcaattttaCATTCAATCTACTGCAAAGCTTCTCTACAAGCTCCAATTACACCAACAGACAGATATGTCCATAGGAGTAACTCAAGATCAGCAGGAACAGAACAGCAGATATCAGTATGACTTCAAGATGCAGTTCTTATTAATTAGTAGTCAGATCTATTAATTACGTTTGAGCAACATTTTGCTCCATACACAAGTAGAATCATTCATTATCAGCAAAATTATTGGTCCTGGAAAAAACAGGTTTGCCCTTATGAAGATTTTTTCATAGTATTTACCATCTGCATGAACTAAAGGGTCCCTATGCTTGTGCACCTATGCATGTATTAAGCAACTTTTTGCTTGCCTCAAGAAAAACTTAGAGGCAAACAATATTCTGCTTAATATGGAATTTGTATTCTTCCTTACAAGATCTCACCTGGGTTCTGgcttcatttttccatttttactttGAACACCTTGACCCAAGTGAACAGAAGAAACACACTACAGGAGGCTGAGATGAGCAGCCATCAAACCAAGAATAATCTTCACAGCTGAATCTATTTGAGGAAGTAATACAAACCCAAAGGCTCTTCAGAAACaggcatttctgcttttttgtcttttgacaGAAGAGATAATAAATAAGCAAACTAAAAAGTCACTCTTGCCCAGAGCTGTGGGCTCATTAACAAGGAATAAGCTCTGCATTAAGAACCCCCCCACCTCAAAAAAAGATTACCTGGTATAAGAACAGCAGTGCAGGTCTAGGGGTAACCCTGACACACAATGATTTGAAGATGAGCAATGCCCCAAGTTGGGTAGAAGATCCACAAGACCAAACAGAACCCCTCCAAAGTTACTTTCTACATATGACTGCTGTTGCACTGATCTCCACACTTGCAGGGTTGCCACACATGTCATGAACATGGATGCTCTGCACAGCCAAATGCTTTCCTGAGAAAGGGTCCACTCTGTCAGAACCCCCTGGGGCTCCCCATGCTGCTGTCCAAATTGCTGCTTAGTGGGTCCTTAACACTTGTGTAGGTGGATGTTCAGCATCATACACCTACAGTTATTTTTAGTCCATAAAATGAGTCCACCCACACCAACAACAgctaggaaaatatttaaatattggCTAAGCAGATGCAGTAAGTCCACTGATAGATTAAGAGGAAGCTTGTGAGTCATCTGGATCCAAGTGAATCAAATGTTCCTAATGCCACTGCTGCAGTGATACGTTGTATGTGGCATCTGCAAAGTGAGGAGATAAATATTCCCAGGAAACTGGAAGAATGAACATACAGGAACAAGACTTGTTATTTTGGAAAGCCAAAATAGACTGTTGGAAATCTGTACAGCTAAGCAAAGCCTGGCTAAGCATCAGGTCACCATGGTTCTACGGGTATTAATTAATAAAGCATTAAATAAAGCAACTTAATTGAACACTTACAAGAATATTTCTAAGATGTTTTAGAacaatgaggggaaaaaaaggtgctgACTGAACCCAACTGCATCAGGTTCAGTACAAATACAAGATGCTCAGCATTTCTCACCTTCTACTCAACTTAGGAGGCAAAATAGATGTCATGATGACTCTAGGAACACACACCACATGGCTACTCAGCATTTAGCTCAGTGGTGTTTTATAGCATCTGTGTTCTCTGGTTTCAACCTTCTGATGAATTTTGTACACTATTGCCTTTCACTAATACCCACTTCCCTGTTCCATGGGCTCCTGATTGCTATAAgagatagaaaaaaacccatttcacTCTTCTTTGCTGAGGTCAGCTGTTCAAGAAATAGAGCAGCCTAGGCTCCCtgtcaacaacaacaacaaaagatgGATACTATTTGATttgaagcagcaggaaaaaaaagaaaggataagTGAAAATATTACAGATAGTAAATAGAGGGAAAAGTATGAAATGTCACAGGTGCTCAAAGGTCATGATTTTTACTATTTATGATTGTCCACCAGCTCCCAGTACAGAAGATGTTAGGATGCACTTGGAAAACACTGCAATTTTTGCAGgtgtgggagaggaaaaagatggCTCCATTTTGCTAAGGGGTAGTGCAGTTTATGGCCCTAAAtacagcacaggcagcagtgatttggcaaaaaaagaacagcataGGCCTGCAAAAAACTATTGCTTCAGGttgcctcagctgctgctttctccatGAACTGCTTCTGCTTCCATCAGAGCTGGCTGCCAAGTGGTCTGGCAATGCTTTtcccacagcaggaaaaaaacacaagagaaaTGTGCAATATCTCCCTGAAATTCTACCTGATGTGTCAGATCACCTCTGTGATTACAGAAGTAATCCCTGAAATACCACCAACCACTTGGTGGTCCATTCAGTCACTGCTTTCAAATTAATGGGGAGAGTCAAGGAAATGAAGATTCAGGATAAGTAATTTAAAGCTCTGGAGTAAAGCACAGAGCACTCAATCTCCAGCCTGGTTTACCTGAGTCCTGATTAGCTTGAAGTCCTAAAGGTTTCAAGTATTAAAACTGTGTCCTCAAAAGCTGTAAAAAGCATTTGAAGGATTATTTTTATACGTGGTTGTTATACTGATACAAAGAACAGTCTGAGACAATGGCAAGGGAGGGAGTTATCACCAAAATGTTCTGAGAGACCAGAAAAtgttatgtttttattaaaactcCTGATGGAACTATCATGTGCAAATGTATACAGTCTTCAAAGTGCTTGTAATAACCTAGTGCTTCCAGTGTGTTAGTAACTAAAAATTGTGATTTGATTTGCTACTGGAAATCACTTCTGATAACAGAAACTTCAGTTCTAACAACTCAGTAACTTTGCTTCAACAAGCAAACCACCTCCTCTAAGACAGATGTGCCAGATGTTAAGCACAAACAAACCCTTCCAATTGCAGTTTCCTCAGATGCTTTCAGCTGCTGAGGGCCActgtagagagaaaaaagaaaaaaaaaatctttaagttTCAAAGTTTTGATCCAAATTTCTGAGGCTATGAGCAGTCATACTTCTCAGACCCTAGAAAATCTTTGTAAAACTTCAGAGAGGTGCTTTATTAAAGCCTCTCTTGAGGTTTATTTCTTAGAGGTAATTTCTGAAAAGATCAAGATTTAACAGTCTTCCTTACAACATCTCATCCAGATGCAAGAGcagaacttttttattttaatctttcagTAGTTCTGCCACCTTGAGAGGGCTTCCTGGGACCGAAACAGTAAAAGTctaggcaaaaaaaccccaacatttaaCATTAAAACAATACAAGTATTTGATGAGGAAAGTGCAGAAAAAGGGCATTTTGGGATGTCTTCTCATACCACAGAAGCTGAGCAACTCTGCCAATCACACCTGCAGATGGCTGGGAAATTCCCACATTCAACCCACTGTTTGTACCAGGCAGactatattttaaataattgtaCACTAAATATTAGACAAGATAAATTAGAGCAAGCCCCACAATACTGGATAGCATTCACCCAAGAGCCCCAAAGGAATTGATTTATAAAACTGCTGGCCAAGGCATGCAAACCAACATTACCTTAAGGCCACTCTGCCAGAGGACTGGTGGCTTGGGAGTGTAACTCCAAACTAAATAAGGACTCCAGAGGGGAATCCAGAAACTACAGACTAGTAAATCTGACATCCATCCCTGGCAAGACAGAAAAGCCTGTAGTAAAAAAGTAACAGCATCACTAAATCAAGACAGAAACACAGTGTCTGGATGCTAATTGTGTCTGGGTTGGACGGGGTTGCATCTGACCCTGGTTATTAATCCCCAAGCCATGATGCCCAGgcctgccctgctcaccatACCTGGACACAAGCCCCAGGTTTGTTGATGTGAAGCCACTAACCCCATCCACCTCATTACCATGCTCTGCCCTCAGGAAGCTGATGGAGCTTACTTCTTCCTGACaaaaattttttcattaaagagTCAGCATTACCAGGAAGGGAAAACACTGCCTTGTTAGCCTGCTGGAGCCTGTGAAGTGTCAATAAGCAGGTGGGCAAAGGAACTCAGCAGATTTTTCAGAACACTTTTGGCAAGGCCCCAAGCTGAGGGTGGGACTAAAAAAGACTGAACTGACACAGGTTTAGGGGGAAAATTGTTACAGATTCAAGGTTGCTTAAAAGAATATGACAGGGGGTCTCATTCCTGAATAAAGTCAAAGATCAGTGCTAAGACTGATTTTATTCACCTGAAGAAGAATGAAATCTGAGTTTCTGATGATCCTAAGCCCTATCAAGCAAACATATACTTTAAGGGCAAAGGATGCCAAAAGACCTGTGGAAAACTGAATGAGCAGCTAAAAGTGatatataaacaaacaaaacccagactACAAGGCAATGAACTGTGAGTTCTGAACTCAAGAAAAGTTTTAGGAGCATCAGCAACAGGTCACTGAAATCAGAGTCAGTATGTACCAGCAGCCAAAGATACCAACAAGAAGCTGCCCACCAACAGGAAGGATTTTGAGAGCAAAGCTGAAGATTAGCAGCATTTTGCCACCATATAAAACCTTACCATACCCACATCTTGAGCAAGCAGCTCCAGGTTATGCACCTCcaagagcagtgctgtggagtGAAAGACAGTCCAGATGAGAGGCAGTAAAGTATTTGGTGGGACATTGCATCTGCCCCATGATAAAACAGAAGGACAAACTGTTCAGTTTGGTGAAAGCTGAGAGTTTATGCACCAAACGCTTAAAAAATTTTCAACACTGTGCATAAGCTGAACATTCAACTGCTCTTCACCAGATTTTGCAATACTATGCTACAGGGCACTCCAGAAAACTAATAGAAAACAGTATAAAATAGATAAAAGGATGTAACTTGAAACAGCTGGTACTGACTGCTGCTACTGAGCCTGCAGAAACGGGAAGAGATTTGACAAAACCAAGGATAACAAGCccaaaaaagacagagaaagccCCATGCAGAGGTGTGCTGACACCTGACACAGCCAAGCACGGAGCCTGGAGGGAAGCAGGCACAGAAAGCAGCCAGGCTGTGTGTGCAGCTTTCACTGCCGCCGCTGGAGATCCAGTCAGAGATAGACAAATCCTCCCCTGACCCAGGAGAGCCCAAACCCATCACCTGCTGTCTTCCAAGTGGAAGCTTCTGTAGGGCTTGATCCTACAACGCAGAAAAGTAGACGGGAAAGTCACCGGGAACTTCATGCGAGCCGCACCGCACACCCTCAGGCCCCGCCACTGCCGCTCCCCTCACCCCCAAAGCACGGAGGGACCCTCGGGGTGCTCCGCGAACACGCACGGAGCCCTCCCCAGCGCTTCCTCAGCAAGACCACGAGTTACTCCTCTCACAAACCAACCCGGCACAAGCAGAAGTCCCTCCGGGTAGCAGCTGCGGCTCCCTCCATCGCTACTCTCAGCGGGACAAAGCTCGCCTGGAAGTGCTGGGTTACAAACACCTCAGGAAACACAACCCGGGGCCATCCCCACCGCCCGCCATGCGGGACCGGGCCCAGGAGGCACCGCCGTGCCGGGTCAGGGAGGTTGCCGCCGCTCTCCCCTTACCTGAGCCACCACATGTAGCTGTGCTCGTAAGGGAAGAAGCTGTGGGGGTCATCGCAGCAGTACTTGACGTCCTGGAAGCCGCAGCAGTACACGGCCCGGGCATCTCCGCCCGTCCGCGGGCAGCTGAAGCCGCTGACCAGCACCTTCTCAGCGTTGAGGTAACTGCTGCACTCCCCGCTCATGATGGGGCTGCCCGGCGCCTCAGCTCCGCCGGCACCCGGGCGGGAGGTGGGGCGGCGAGCGGGCGGAGCTGGGGCGGGCAGGGGGCTGCGCTGGCGGCGGCAAAGAGCGGGGCAGGAGGCGGGAAGGGGCCGCAGCCTCCCCTCGTtcccccctcacaccccctgGGGTCGCCGCAGGGCGGGAGCCGCCCGCAGCC
The genomic region above belongs to Heliangelus exortis chromosome 8, bHelExo1.hap1, whole genome shotgun sequence and contains:
- the SHISAL2A gene encoding protein shisa-like-2A → MSGECSSYLNAEKVLVSGFSCPRTGGDARAVYCCGFQDVKYCCDDPHSFFPYEHSYMWWLSVGALVGLSIAAVVLFAFIITVCVLCYLFISTKPRSKLDTGLSLQMADSETRGSSVC